A single region of the Arthrobacter sp. PAMC25564 genome encodes:
- a CDS encoding NAD(P)H-dependent oxidoreductase subunit E — protein MHELRARPSGAVAGGRPGRQNDDPFLRYAERFGRPIADVRDMIGAFGAVPADVARSLGLPAAAVEGPASFFADFSAPRGRRHIRVCGAAACFAATGGRHVAEVAAVLGVGAGSRSPDGTVSLQEVRCLGYCFSGPAALDGGEACAGAGLAAQLQGLSPRHAPPIPVHSNSRVPVVTAGLLGTSQPWSVWPEAVASGSSEDVLSQVDSSGLRGRGGAGFRAGAKWRAALARPAPRVVVANGDEGDPGSYSDRLLMERDPHRVLEGLALACFAVRAESGVVFVRSEYPQAFARMQEAAVEARAAGHLGTDIGGSGFTLEIDVVEGAGSYVSGEETALLSGLEGLRGVVRPRPPYPAERGLHGWPTVVNNVETLAAIPWIIKHGAAAYAAMGTPDEAGTVVACLSERFLRPGAYEVEIGTPVRRIVEDLGGGLRDGAVLRALQIGGPLGGFLGPEDLDVEFSDAALSRHGAALGHAGIVAFDDTLAGEDVLRNLWDFAAAESCGQCSPCRVGAWRGRALSDRPDGPDVRGERAHVLRSMAVGSLCAFGRRVPAAVRSLARVYGLAGWPS, from the coding sequence ATGCACGAGCTCCGTGCCAGGCCTTCCGGCGCCGTTGCCGGCGGACGGCCCGGCAGGCAAAATGACGATCCCTTCCTCCGGTACGCCGAGCGCTTCGGGCGGCCGATCGCGGACGTGAGAGACATGATCGGCGCCTTCGGGGCAGTCCCTGCCGACGTCGCCCGCTCGCTTGGGCTGCCCGCGGCAGCCGTCGAAGGCCCGGCGTCGTTCTTCGCCGATTTTTCCGCACCCCGGGGGCGCCGGCACATCCGGGTGTGCGGGGCCGCGGCCTGCTTCGCCGCGACCGGGGGCCGGCATGTGGCGGAGGTGGCGGCAGTCCTCGGCGTGGGGGCCGGCAGCCGGAGCCCGGACGGAACCGTGTCGCTCCAGGAGGTGCGGTGCCTCGGCTATTGCTTTTCCGGCCCGGCGGCGCTCGACGGCGGGGAGGCCTGTGCCGGGGCCGGTCTGGCCGCTCAACTGCAGGGATTGTCCCCCCGGCACGCCCCGCCCATCCCTGTCCACAGCAACAGTCGGGTCCCCGTGGTGACGGCCGGGCTGCTCGGAACGTCTCAGCCTTGGTCGGTGTGGCCGGAAGCCGTCGCCTCGGGTTCGTCCGAGGATGTCCTCAGCCAGGTCGATTCTTCCGGTTTGAGGGGCCGGGGAGGGGCCGGGTTCCGGGCCGGTGCCAAGTGGCGGGCCGCACTTGCCCGCCCGGCACCACGTGTGGTGGTGGCCAACGGCGACGAAGGTGACCCTGGTTCGTATTCGGACCGCTTGCTGATGGAGCGGGACCCGCACCGCGTGCTCGAGGGCCTCGCCCTGGCCTGCTTCGCCGTCCGTGCGGAGAGCGGCGTCGTGTTTGTCCGCTCAGAGTACCCGCAGGCCTTCGCCCGGATGCAGGAGGCGGCGGTGGAGGCGCGCGCGGCAGGTCATCTCGGCACAGACATCGGAGGCAGCGGCTTCACCTTGGAGATCGACGTGGTTGAAGGTGCAGGGTCATATGTCTCAGGCGAGGAAACCGCGCTGCTGAGCGGGCTCGAAGGGCTACGCGGGGTGGTGCGGCCCCGTCCGCCGTACCCCGCCGAGCGAGGACTGCACGGCTGGCCCACGGTGGTCAACAACGTGGAAACGCTCGCGGCGATCCCCTGGATCATCAAGCATGGCGCAGCGGCATACGCGGCGATGGGAACCCCGGATGAGGCCGGAACCGTGGTTGCCTGCCTTTCCGAACGGTTCCTCCGGCCCGGCGCATACGAAGTGGAGATCGGAACCCCCGTCAGGCGGATCGTGGAGGACCTCGGCGGCGGCCTGCGGGACGGGGCGGTCCTGCGTGCCCTTCAAATCGGCGGCCCCCTGGGCGGCTTCCTTGGCCCCGAAGACCTCGACGTGGAATTCAGCGACGCCGCCCTGTCCCGGCATGGCGCAGCCCTCGGCCACGCTGGCATCGTTGCCTTTGACGACACACTTGCCGGCGAGGACGTGCTGAGGAATCTGTGGGACTTCGCCGCCGCGGAGAGCTGCGGCCAGTGCTCGCCCTGCCGGGTCGGTGCATGGCGCGGCCGTGCGCTTTCGGACCGCCCCGACGGCCCCGACGTGCGGGGCGAGCGCGCGCACGTGCTGCGCAGCATGGCGGTGGGCAGCCTGTGCGCCTTCGGCCGCCGGGTGCCGGCCGCGGTGCGCAGCCTCGCCCGCGTTTACGGATTGGCGGGGTGGCCGTCGTGA